In Hoplias malabaricus isolate fHopMal1 chromosome 6, fHopMal1.hap1, whole genome shotgun sequence, a single window of DNA contains:
- the pdpk1a gene encoding 3-phosphoinositide-dependent protein kinase 1a isoform X2 has product MAKTSSHIYDAALSQPSTASSCSQAPLCTLRVQQSPSCPQPTSMEGPAEHTTQSSQPQRKKRPEDFKFGKILGEGSFSTVVLAKELSTGKEYAIKIIEKMHIRKENKTHYVKRERDILSSLDHPFFVKLYFTFQDAEKLYFGLSYAKNGELLRYIRKIGSFDETCTRFYTAELVCALEYLHSVGIIHRDLKPENILLNEEMHIQITDFGTAKQFSSDSAQSRANSFVGTAQYVSPELLTEKSACKSSDLWALGCIVYQLVAGLPPFRAANEYLIFQKIIKLEYEFPEKFFPKAKDLVEELLCLDPTKRLGCEEMGGYNPLRTHAFFEDISLENLHLQTPPKLTPYLPAMAEDDEDYYGNYDDLLSQFSNMEVVQSSSSQSLLVPGLLLPLRSSSNIEQYIHDLDNNSFELDLQFSSEEKQLLLQKQTSGNPWHPFVQNNLILKMGPVDKRKGLFARRRQLLLTEGPHLYYVDPVNKVLKGEIPWSPELRPEAKNFKTFFVHTPNRTYYLMDPNGNADKWCKKIQEVWGKIYHNHQTTDM; this is encoded by the exons ATGGCAAAGACCAGCAGTCACATA TACGATGCTGCTCTCTCTCAACCCAGCACGGCCTCTTCATGCTCTCAGGCTCCTCTCTGCACGCTGAGGGTCCAGCAGAGCCCCAGCTGCCCCCAGCCCACCAGCATGGAGGGTCCGGCTGAGCACACCACACAGAGTTCCCAGCCCCAGCGGAAGAAACGGCCTGAGGACTTCAAGTTTGGCAAGATCCTTGGGGAGGGGTCATTTTCTACT GTTGTTCTAGCAAAAGAACTCTCTACAGGAAAAGAATATGCAA ttaAGATTATTGAGAAGATGCACATCAGGAAGGAGAATAAGACGCACTATGTGAAAAGGGAGAGGGACATCTTGTCGAGTTTAGATCATCCTTTTTTTGTCAAGCTCTATTTTACATTTCAAGATGCTGAAAAACTAT ATTTTGGATTGAGTTATGCAAAGAATGGTGAATTGCTAAGATACATTCGCAAAATAGGCTCCTTTGACGAGACTTGCACAAGGTTCTACACTGCCGAATTAGTGTGTGCTCTTGAATATCTGCATTCAGTAGGAATTATTCACAG GGACCTCAAACCAGAAAATATTTTACTGAATGAGGAGATGCACATTCAGATTACAGATTTTGGAACTGCAAAACAGTTTTCCTCTGACAGTGCTCAGT CAAGAGCAAACTCTTTTGTTGGGACTGCACAATATGTTTCTCCTGAGTTGTTGACCGAAAAATCAGCCTGTAAAAG TTCTGACCTCTGGGCATTAGGCTGTATAGTGTACCAACTGGTAGCTGGGTTGCCCCCCTTCAGAGCAGC GAATGAGTACTTGATATTCCAGAAGATCATAAAACTGGAGTATGAGTTTCCAGAGAAATTCTTTCCCAAAGCTAAGGACCTGGTGGAGGAGCTATTA TGCTTGGACCCTACAAAGCGGCTAGGCTGTGAGGAGATGGGTGGATACAATCCGCTGAGAACTCATGCATTTTTCGAGGACATCTCATTGGAGAATCTCCACCTACAGACACCTCCAAAACTTACCCCTTACTTGCCAGCTATGGCTGAGGATGATGAGGATTACTATGGCAAT TATGATGACCTCCTGAGCCAGTTCAGTAACATGGAAGTGGTGCAGTCCAGCTCTTCTCAGTCTCTCTTAGTGCCAGGATTATTGCTTCCACTGAGGTCAAGCAGCAACATTGAGCAGTACATCCATGATCTGGACAACAACTCATTTGAGCTGGATCTACAGTTCTCTAGTGAAGAGAAGCAACTTCTGCTGCAGAAACAAACCAGTGGGAACCCCTG GCATCCGTTTGTCCAGAATAATTTAATACTTAAAATGGGACCAGTTGACAAAAGAAAG GGGTTATTTGCTCGTCGGAGGCAGCTGCTACTAACAGAGGGGCCACACCTCTACTACGTGGATCCTGTAAATAAAGTCCTCAAGGGGGAGATTCCATGGTCTCCAGAGTTGCGACCAGAGGCTAAGAACTTCAAGACTTTCTTCGTTCACAcg
- the pdpk1a gene encoding 3-phosphoinositide-dependent protein kinase 1a isoform X1, with translation MAKTSSHIYDAALSQPSTASSCSQAPLCTLRVQQSPSCPQPTSMEGPAEHTTQSSQPQRKKRPEDFKFGKILGEGSFSTVVLAKELSTGKEYAIKIIEKMHIRKENKTHYVKRERDILSSLDHPFFVKLYFTFQDAEKLYFGLSYAKNGELLRYIRKIGSFDETCTRFYTAELVCALEYLHSVGIIHRDLKPENILLNEEMHIQITDFGTAKQFSSDSAQSRANSFVGTAQYVSPELLTEKSACKSSDLWALGCIVYQLVAGLPPFRAANEYLIFQKIIKLEYEFPEKFFPKAKDLVEELLCLDPTKRLGCEEMGGYNPLRTHAFFEDISLENLHLQTPPKLTPYLPAMAEDDEDYYGNVSVIDYDDLLSQFSNMEVVQSSSSQSLLVPGLLLPLRSSSNIEQYIHDLDNNSFELDLQFSSEEKQLLLQKQTSGNPWHPFVQNNLILKMGPVDKRKGLFARRRQLLLTEGPHLYYVDPVNKVLKGEIPWSPELRPEAKNFKTFFVHTPNRTYYLMDPNGNADKWCKKIQEVWGKIYHNHQTTDM, from the exons ATGGCAAAGACCAGCAGTCACATA TACGATGCTGCTCTCTCTCAACCCAGCACGGCCTCTTCATGCTCTCAGGCTCCTCTCTGCACGCTGAGGGTCCAGCAGAGCCCCAGCTGCCCCCAGCCCACCAGCATGGAGGGTCCGGCTGAGCACACCACACAGAGTTCCCAGCCCCAGCGGAAGAAACGGCCTGAGGACTTCAAGTTTGGCAAGATCCTTGGGGAGGGGTCATTTTCTACT GTTGTTCTAGCAAAAGAACTCTCTACAGGAAAAGAATATGCAA ttaAGATTATTGAGAAGATGCACATCAGGAAGGAGAATAAGACGCACTATGTGAAAAGGGAGAGGGACATCTTGTCGAGTTTAGATCATCCTTTTTTTGTCAAGCTCTATTTTACATTTCAAGATGCTGAAAAACTAT ATTTTGGATTGAGTTATGCAAAGAATGGTGAATTGCTAAGATACATTCGCAAAATAGGCTCCTTTGACGAGACTTGCACAAGGTTCTACACTGCCGAATTAGTGTGTGCTCTTGAATATCTGCATTCAGTAGGAATTATTCACAG GGACCTCAAACCAGAAAATATTTTACTGAATGAGGAGATGCACATTCAGATTACAGATTTTGGAACTGCAAAACAGTTTTCCTCTGACAGTGCTCAGT CAAGAGCAAACTCTTTTGTTGGGACTGCACAATATGTTTCTCCTGAGTTGTTGACCGAAAAATCAGCCTGTAAAAG TTCTGACCTCTGGGCATTAGGCTGTATAGTGTACCAACTGGTAGCTGGGTTGCCCCCCTTCAGAGCAGC GAATGAGTACTTGATATTCCAGAAGATCATAAAACTGGAGTATGAGTTTCCAGAGAAATTCTTTCCCAAAGCTAAGGACCTGGTGGAGGAGCTATTA TGCTTGGACCCTACAAAGCGGCTAGGCTGTGAGGAGATGGGTGGATACAATCCGCTGAGAACTCATGCATTTTTCGAGGACATCTCATTGGAGAATCTCCACCTACAGACACCTCCAAAACTTACCCCTTACTTGCCAGCTATGGCTGAGGATGATGAGGATTACTATGGCAATGTGAGCGTGATTGAT TATGATGACCTCCTGAGCCAGTTCAGTAACATGGAAGTGGTGCAGTCCAGCTCTTCTCAGTCTCTCTTAGTGCCAGGATTATTGCTTCCACTGAGGTCAAGCAGCAACATTGAGCAGTACATCCATGATCTGGACAACAACTCATTTGAGCTGGATCTACAGTTCTCTAGTGAAGAGAAGCAACTTCTGCTGCAGAAACAAACCAGTGGGAACCCCTG GCATCCGTTTGTCCAGAATAATTTAATACTTAAAATGGGACCAGTTGACAAAAGAAAG GGGTTATTTGCTCGTCGGAGGCAGCTGCTACTAACAGAGGGGCCACACCTCTACTACGTGGATCCTGTAAATAAAGTCCTCAAGGGGGAGATTCCATGGTCTCCAGAGTTGCGACCAGAGGCTAAGAACTTCAAGACTTTCTTCGTTCACAcg